The Microbacterium sp. Nx66 genome contains a region encoding:
- a CDS encoding SIS domain-containing protein, producing the protein MTASLPGAHMRAELRSQPEMWATAAELTAEQALLPARGARVAVVGCGTSWFMAQSYAALRESSGHGETDAFAASEAFVDRGYDAVVALTRSGTTTEVLELVDRIKGRTRTIGVIGDPDSPLVSLVDDAVLLPFADEQSVVQTRFATTALALFRASLGEDLSGAIADATAVLAEDGDDIELRDAEQYTFLGRGWTIGLAHEAALKLRESSQSWTEAYPSMDYRHGPIAIAAPGRVTWQFGEAPEGLAAEVRATGARFEHRAIDPLADLVRLHRTALDRAVARGLDPDQPRNLTRSVILDA; encoded by the coding sequence ATGACCGCTTCGCTGCCCGGCGCACACATGCGCGCAGAGCTCCGTTCCCAGCCGGAGATGTGGGCCACCGCCGCCGAACTCACCGCCGAGCAGGCTCTGCTGCCGGCCCGGGGTGCACGGGTCGCGGTCGTCGGCTGCGGCACCTCGTGGTTCATGGCGCAGTCCTACGCCGCGCTGCGCGAGTCGTCCGGCCACGGCGAGACCGACGCGTTCGCGGCCTCCGAGGCCTTCGTCGACCGCGGCTACGACGCCGTCGTCGCCCTCACCCGCTCCGGCACCACGACCGAGGTGCTGGAGCTGGTCGACCGCATCAAGGGGCGCACCCGCACGATCGGCGTGATCGGCGACCCCGACTCCCCGCTCGTCTCCCTCGTCGACGACGCGGTGCTGCTGCCGTTCGCCGACGAGCAGTCCGTCGTCCAGACGCGCTTCGCCACGACGGCGCTCGCACTCTTCCGGGCGTCGCTGGGTGAGGACCTCTCCGGAGCCATCGCCGACGCGACGGCCGTGCTCGCCGAAGACGGGGACGACATCGAGCTGCGCGATGCCGAGCAGTACACGTTCCTCGGGCGGGGGTGGACGATCGGCCTGGCCCACGAGGCCGCGCTGAAGCTGCGCGAGTCGTCGCAGTCGTGGACCGAGGCGTATCCGTCGATGGACTACCGTCACGGTCCGATCGCCATCGCCGCCCCGGGCCGGGTGACGTGGCAGTTCGGAGAGGCACCGGAAGGACTGGCCGCGGAGGTGCGCGCCACGGGCGCCCGTTTCGAGCACCGCGCGATCGACCCGCTCGCCGACCTCGTGCGCCTGCACCGGACAGCCCTCGACCGTGCCGTGGCCCGCGGGCTCGACCCCGACCAGCCGCGCAACCTCACGCGATCCGTCATCCTGGATGCATGA
- a CDS encoding RNA polymerase sigma factor: MIDGAPGAAFDPASDDGRARWERAADLFDAWRDGDGRSMDDLVRLMTPVLWHVVRAYGLERTLAEDVVQTTWLQLVRGHGAIADPRAVSAWLTTTARREAWKVGKANGRVDTAESDDLDALLPEQASAEEHATLDDENRRLWAAVRRLAERCQRLLRVIAFEDRPDYARLARDLSMPVGSIGPTRSRCLAKLRDLLDAPARRTEGRS; the protein is encoded by the coding sequence ATGATCGACGGTGCCCCCGGCGCCGCCTTCGATCCGGCATCCGACGACGGGCGCGCACGCTGGGAACGTGCCGCGGACCTGTTCGATGCGTGGCGCGATGGCGACGGCCGCTCGATGGACGACCTGGTGCGGCTGATGACGCCGGTGCTGTGGCACGTCGTGCGCGCCTACGGCCTCGAACGCACCCTCGCGGAAGACGTCGTGCAGACGACCTGGCTCCAGCTCGTGCGCGGCCACGGTGCCATCGCCGACCCGCGGGCCGTCTCCGCGTGGCTCACGACCACCGCCCGCCGCGAGGCCTGGAAGGTCGGCAAGGCGAACGGTCGCGTCGACACCGCGGAATCCGACGACCTGGACGCCCTGCTTCCGGAGCAGGCGTCCGCCGAGGAGCACGCCACGCTGGACGACGAGAACCGACGGCTCTGGGCCGCGGTACGCCGCCTCGCCGAGCGCTGCCAGCGTCTCCTCCGGGTGATCGCCTTCGAGGACCGCCCTGACTACGCGCGCCTCGCCCGCGACCTGTCCATGCCGGTCGGCAGCATCGGGCCGACCCGCAGCCGCTGCCTCGCGAAGCTCCGCGACCTCCTCGACGCCCCGGCCCGTCGGACGGAGGGACGATCATGA
- a CDS encoding extracellular solute-binding protein, translating into MPMNKSRRYGAAAVAAVATLSLASCGFGGSGGDSGGGDDASTLDLLVPSYSDATKGLWEDVIDGFTEKNPDIKVNLEVQSWDNLEKVISTKVQAGEAPDIYNGGPFAGFVEDELLYPVEEVVSDDVYSDFQDSFLANAEVDGTAYALPMIASARALFVNNDLLSQAGVEAPTDWDSLLDAATKVSGLGGGVAGYGMPLGSEEAQAEAAVWLWGGGGSFGDASEITIDTPENLVGAEQIKKMIDAGATQADPGSTQRSPLMDIFIQGKIGMQVGLPPTVGQIAENNPELDYSIVPIPTKDGSPFTLGVMDQLMAFENDGDKQEAITKFLDYFYSPEVYVPWVQAEGFLPVTKSGAEELSGEEALKPFLDVLPDAQFYPSTNPKWSAADGAFKSLFGQIQDQPAADVLKQIQDQVDAG; encoded by the coding sequence ATGCCCATGAACAAGTCACGGCGATACGGGGCCGCAGCGGTCGCGGCCGTCGCCACGCTGTCGCTCGCATCCTGCGGTTTCGGTGGATCGGGAGGAGACAGCGGCGGCGGCGACGACGCCAGTACGCTCGACCTGCTCGTCCCCAGCTACTCCGACGCCACGAAGGGTCTCTGGGAAGACGTCATCGACGGGTTCACCGAGAAGAACCCCGACATCAAGGTCAACCTCGAGGTGCAGTCGTGGGACAACCTCGAGAAGGTCATCTCCACGAAGGTCCAGGCCGGCGAGGCGCCCGACATCTACAACGGCGGTCCCTTCGCGGGCTTCGTCGAGGACGAGCTGCTCTACCCCGTCGAGGAGGTCGTGTCCGACGACGTCTACTCCGACTTCCAGGACTCCTTCCTCGCCAACGCCGAGGTCGACGGCACCGCCTACGCGCTGCCGATGATCGCCTCCGCGCGCGCCCTGTTCGTCAACAACGACCTCCTCTCCCAGGCGGGCGTCGAGGCGCCGACCGACTGGGACTCCCTGCTCGACGCGGCGACCAAGGTGTCCGGGCTCGGCGGCGGCGTCGCGGGCTACGGCATGCCGCTCGGCTCGGAGGAGGCACAGGCCGAGGCCGCCGTGTGGCTCTGGGGCGGCGGCGGATCCTTCGGCGACGCATCGGAGATCACCATCGACACCCCGGAGAACCTCGTCGGCGCCGAGCAGATCAAGAAGATGATCGACGCCGGGGCGACCCAGGCCGACCCCGGCTCCACGCAGCGCTCCCCGCTGATGGACATCTTCATCCAGGGCAAGATCGGCATGCAGGTCGGCCTGCCGCCGACGGTCGGTCAGATCGCCGAGAACAACCCGGAGCTCGACTACTCCATCGTCCCGATCCCGACGAAGGACGGCTCGCCGTTCACCCTCGGCGTCATGGACCAGCTGATGGCGTTCGAGAACGACGGCGACAAGCAGGAGGCGATCACGAAGTTCCTCGACTACTTCTACTCGCCCGAGGTCTACGTGCCGTGGGTGCAGGCGGAGGGCTTCCTCCCCGTCACGAAGTCCGGCGCCGAGGAGCTGTCCGGCGAGGAGGCCCTCAAGCCGTTCCTCGACGTGCTGCCCGACGCGCAGTTCTACCCGTCGACCAACCCGAAGTGGTCGGCCGCGGACGGCGCCTTCAAGTCGCTGTTCGGACAGATCCAGGACCAGCCGGCTGCCGATGTGCTGAAGCAGATCCAGGACCAGGTGGACGCGGGCTGA
- a CDS encoding carbohydrate ABC transporter permease, which translates to MSQTTESSNLAGAATGRPRTPDAGTAVRGRPGGRDLLQALPWIAPALVLIIGVVLFPAGVMFFNSTRDISLSGLDKGSVGFDNFVTVFTFPEFWPIFVRTIVWVVSVVLFTVVISLGLAQILNKAFPGRQLVRMAVIVPWAASVVMTTMVFYYSLEPYFGVFNKFLYDIGLSDDAVGYGWTKNPTTAFAWSIVIAVFVSLPFTTYTILAGLQAVPADAIEAAKMDGAGAARTYWSIILPQLRSALAVAILINIINVFNSLPILKVMTGSIPGYGADTIMTLIFKYIELQKKVDVASALSVVAFLIVIAIVAAYVKIVKPMKEV; encoded by the coding sequence ATGAGCCAGACGACAGAATCCTCGAACCTCGCGGGGGCGGCCACCGGCCGCCCCCGCACCCCGGACGCCGGGACGGCCGTGCGCGGTCGCCCCGGCGGGCGGGACCTCCTCCAGGCGCTGCCGTGGATCGCTCCCGCGCTGGTGCTCATCATCGGCGTGGTGCTGTTCCCCGCCGGCGTCATGTTCTTCAACTCCACGCGGGACATCTCGCTCTCGGGTCTGGACAAGGGCTCGGTCGGCTTCGACAACTTCGTGACCGTCTTCACGTTCCCGGAGTTCTGGCCGATCTTCGTCCGCACGATCGTCTGGGTCGTGTCGGTGGTGCTGTTCACGGTCGTGATCTCGCTCGGCCTCGCGCAGATCCTCAACAAGGCGTTCCCGGGGCGCCAGCTCGTGCGGATGGCGGTCATCGTGCCGTGGGCCGCGTCCGTGGTGATGACCACGATGGTCTTCTACTACAGCCTCGAGCCGTACTTCGGGGTCTTCAACAAGTTCCTCTACGACATCGGGCTCTCCGACGACGCGGTGGGCTACGGCTGGACGAAGAACCCGACGACGGCGTTCGCCTGGTCGATCGTCATCGCGGTGTTCGTGTCGCTGCCCTTCACCACCTACACGATCCTCGCGGGGCTCCAGGCGGTCCCCGCCGACGCGATCGAGGCCGCGAAGATGGACGGCGCCGGCGCCGCCCGCACCTACTGGTCGATCATCCTGCCGCAGCTGCGCAGCGCCCTCGCCGTGGCGATCCTCATCAACATCATCAACGTCTTCAACTCGCTGCCGATCCTCAAGGTGATGACCGGGTCCATCCCGGGCTACGGCGCCGACACGATCATGACCCTGATCTTCAAGTACATCGAGCTGCAGAAGAAGGTCGACGTCGCGAGCGCGCTGTCGGTCGTCGCCTTCCTCATCGTGATCGCGATCGTCGCGGCCTACGTCAAGATCGTCAAGCCCATGAAGGAGGTCTGA
- a CDS encoding 1-phosphofructokinase family hexose kinase, translated as MILTVTPNPALDLTWRVDRLVAGGTHRAETGASRAGGKGLNVARVAHAEGASVLVLTTAGGPVGAEFAAELTASGVPHVLVPVAADTRRSIALVDEAAGDTTIVNERGVNPTDAEWGGLLAEIVDRLPGAGVLVVSGSLPPGAPESLVPMLVAVGAGARVPVIVDTSGPALLRAADAGATVLKPNAAELAEATGIDDPVEGARSLLARGAELVLLSLGADGMLAVTATDLLHARLDEPLSGNPTGAGDAAVAACAVLSAEGERDPEVILRRATAWSAAAVLMPLAGDISPRWRALEEQLRVSRPDPASFRKDPS; from the coding sequence ATGATCCTCACCGTCACCCCGAACCCGGCCCTGGACCTCACCTGGCGGGTCGATCGCCTCGTCGCAGGCGGGACGCACCGTGCCGAGACCGGGGCGTCCCGCGCCGGCGGCAAGGGCCTCAACGTCGCCAGGGTCGCGCACGCCGAGGGGGCGTCCGTCCTCGTGCTGACCACGGCCGGCGGTCCGGTCGGCGCGGAGTTCGCCGCGGAGCTCACGGCCAGCGGCGTGCCCCATGTGCTCGTGCCCGTCGCGGCCGACACCCGTCGCAGCATCGCCCTCGTCGACGAGGCCGCGGGCGACACCACGATCGTCAACGAACGAGGGGTGAACCCCACCGATGCCGAGTGGGGCGGGCTTCTCGCGGAGATCGTCGACCGGCTTCCCGGCGCCGGGGTCCTCGTCGTCTCCGGGAGCCTCCCCCCGGGAGCGCCGGAATCGCTCGTGCCGATGCTCGTCGCGGTGGGCGCCGGCGCCCGGGTCCCGGTGATCGTGGACACCTCAGGCCCGGCCCTCCTGCGCGCCGCCGACGCCGGAGCCACCGTGCTCAAGCCCAATGCCGCGGAGCTCGCCGAGGCCACCGGCATCGACGACCCCGTCGAGGGGGCCCGGTCGCTGCTGGCCCGGGGCGCCGAGCTCGTGCTCCTGTCGCTCGGGGCCGACGGCATGCTCGCGGTGACCGCGACCGATCTCCTGCACGCCCGACTCGACGAGCCGCTCTCCGGCAACCCGACCGGTGCGGGAGACGCCGCGGTCGCGGCCTGCGCCGTGCTCTCCGCGGAGGGCGAGCGTGATCCCGAGGTCATCCTCCGTCGCGCTACCGCGTGGTCGGCGGCCGCCGTGCTCATGCCGCTCGCCGGCGACATCTCTCCCCGCTGGCGCGCGCTCGAGGAGCAGCTCCGCGTGTCCCGCCCCGACCCCGCCTCTTTCCGGAAGGACCCTTCGTGA
- a CDS encoding class II fructose-bisphosphate aldolase yields MTLVSARELVSAAATAGTGIGAFNVIHLETAEGLVRASALAQLPVILQISQNCADYHGGLEPIALATLAAARRAETPVAVHLDHAERPELVDEAVALGFGSVMFDGGALPYDENVAVTAEVAARARAAGVYVEGELGEVGGKDGAHAPGVRTDPVEARAFVAATGVDALAVAVGSSHAMTDRTASLDLDLIARLRAALRGAASDGIDVPLVLHGSSGVADAVIADAVRAGMTKVNVSTHLNGFFTRAVREVLAADERLVDSRKYLAPARAALADEAARMLRLFALLPSQNPAPVAEVPGTAATSTRNDDR; encoded by the coding sequence GTGACCCTCGTCTCCGCCCGGGAGCTCGTCTCCGCAGCTGCCACCGCCGGCACCGGCATCGGTGCCTTCAACGTCATCCACCTGGAGACCGCGGAGGGCCTCGTGCGGGCCTCCGCACTCGCACAGCTCCCCGTGATCCTGCAGATCTCGCAGAACTGCGCCGACTATCACGGCGGTCTGGAGCCGATCGCCCTCGCGACGCTCGCCGCGGCACGACGCGCGGAGACCCCGGTGGCGGTGCACCTCGACCACGCGGAGCGACCGGAGCTCGTCGACGAGGCGGTGGCCCTCGGCTTCGGCTCGGTCATGTTCGACGGCGGCGCGCTGCCCTACGACGAGAACGTGGCGGTGACCGCCGAGGTCGCCGCCCGGGCGCGCGCGGCAGGGGTCTACGTGGAGGGCGAGCTCGGCGAGGTGGGCGGGAAGGACGGCGCCCATGCCCCCGGCGTGCGCACCGATCCGGTCGAGGCGCGGGCGTTCGTCGCCGCGACCGGGGTGGACGCGCTCGCCGTGGCCGTGGGGTCGTCGCACGCCATGACCGACCGCACCGCCTCCCTCGACCTCGACCTCATCGCCCGCCTGCGGGCGGCCCTCCGCGGTGCCGCCTCCGACGGGATCGACGTGCCACTCGTGCTGCACGGCTCCTCCGGGGTTGCCGACGCCGTGATCGCCGACGCCGTGCGCGCCGGGATGACGAAGGTCAACGTCTCCACCCACCTCAACGGCTTCTTCACGCGCGCGGTCCGCGAGGTACTCGCCGCCGACGAGCGTCTCGTCGACTCCCGCAAGTACCTCGCTCCCGCCCGCGCCGCCCTCGCGGACGAGGCCGCCCGGATGCTGCGACTGTTCGCCCTGCTTCCGTCGCAGAATCCCGCTCCGGTCGCAGAGGTTCCCGGCACAGCTGCGACCTCGACGCGAAACGACGACCGGTGA
- a CDS encoding CHAT domain-containing protein produces MGTRGAGARPERLPHRSHGPAAERPPRRHRPPPRVPASAPTPLRLRAQEVRAARAAGRGRDGEALRAAAAGLDLLSAWQRSFGALDLQASVAMHASDLVFTGLAAAVRRRDPATLFEWSERARHLSQQVAPVRPPHDDALAADLAELRMLRADLAGADWTTDPTVRALRDRVRERQWSATGSGATRERRTLAETSALLPSDTAVLAYVYTGTGLHGVVVRPDGATVVDLSWSRVRTALDGLRADLDMAALTRGGAMGPVTARALTARLAVLDDELLGPMRRAAAGAERLVVTVPGILGGVPWAMLPGMHGVPFTLATSVSRWFHGTTAAASTPSVGFAAGPRVPRAAEEVRHAADSWTTRGATRLLQGTEATVTAATALAASVDVLHIAAHGRHAVDNPLFSGFELADGVLFGYDVDLIPRVPRTVILSACELGRSSVRWGEEALGMTRVWLHAGADSVIAAPVTVPDDDACELLTAVHDGLSTGASPADALASAALTTGVSAPFQCHGNGF; encoded by the coding sequence GTGGGAACGCGTGGCGCAGGAGCTCGACCGGAGCGGCTTCCGCACCGAAGCCACGGCCCTGCGGCTGAGCGCCCGCCGCGACGGCACCGGCCGCCTCCCCGCGTCCCCGCTTCGGCCCCGACGCCGCTGCGGCTCCGTGCGCAGGAGGTCCGCGCGGCCCGCGCCGCCGGACGCGGCCGTGACGGGGAGGCGCTGCGCGCCGCGGCCGCCGGGCTCGACCTGCTGTCGGCGTGGCAGCGGTCGTTCGGCGCCCTCGACCTGCAGGCCTCCGTCGCCATGCACGCCAGCGACCTCGTGTTCACCGGGCTCGCCGCCGCCGTCCGCCGCCGCGACCCTGCGACGCTCTTCGAGTGGTCCGAGCGCGCCCGGCACCTCAGCCAACAGGTCGCCCCCGTCCGCCCCCCGCACGACGACGCCCTCGCCGCCGACCTCGCAGAACTGCGGATGCTGCGCGCCGACCTCGCGGGGGCGGACTGGACGACCGACCCCACCGTCCGCGCGCTCCGCGACCGGGTGCGGGAGCGGCAGTGGTCCGCCACCGGCTCGGGAGCGACGAGGGAGCGCCGGACGCTCGCCGAGACCTCCGCGCTCCTGCCGTCCGATACGGCGGTGCTGGCCTACGTCTACACCGGCACCGGCCTGCACGGGGTGGTGGTGCGGCCGGACGGCGCGACCGTCGTCGACCTGTCGTGGTCGCGGGTACGGACCGCTCTCGACGGCCTGCGCGCCGACCTCGACATGGCCGCGCTCACGCGGGGCGGCGCGATGGGGCCGGTGACCGCGCGCGCTCTGACGGCACGCCTCGCAGTCCTGGACGACGAGTTGCTCGGGCCGATGCGCCGGGCCGCCGCGGGCGCCGAGCGGTTGGTCGTCACCGTTCCCGGAATCCTCGGCGGGGTGCCGTGGGCCATGCTCCCCGGCATGCACGGCGTGCCGTTCACCCTCGCGACCTCGGTCTCGCGCTGGTTTCACGGCACGACGGCCGCCGCCTCCACCCCGAGCGTGGGCTTCGCGGCGGGACCACGGGTACCGCGGGCGGCGGAAGAGGTCCGGCACGCGGCGGATTCATGGACGACGCGGGGGGCGACCCGCCTGCTGCAGGGCACCGAGGCGACCGTGACCGCCGCCACGGCACTGGCCGCTTCCGTCGATGTGCTCCACATCGCTGCGCACGGACGCCATGCGGTCGACAATCCTCTGTTCTCCGGCTTCGAGCTCGCCGACGGGGTGCTCTTCGGCTACGACGTCGACCTCATCCCCCGGGTGCCGCGGACCGTGATCCTCTCGGCGTGCGAGCTGGGGCGCTCCTCCGTGCGCTGGGGAGAGGAGGCCCTGGGCATGACGCGGGTCTGGCTGCACGCGGGCGCGGACTCGGTGATCGCGGCCCCGGTCACGGTGCCGGACGACGACGCCTGCGAGCTCCTCACCGCGGTCCATGACGGCCTCTCGACCGGTGCTTCTCCCGCCGACGCCCTGGCGAGCGCCGCGCTGACGACGGGGGTTTCCGCCCCATTCCAGTGTCACGGCAACGGATTCTGA
- a CDS encoding DeoR/GlpR family DNA-binding transcription regulator, producing MKRAARLHAILDLLAADGEVTVEELVERFGASPATTRRDLDSLAEQRLLTRTHGGAVAQTVAYELPLRYKSHLRTHEKESIAQTAAALVTPGMVVGLSGGTTTTAIAAALAAREDLAAEGGITVVTNAVNIAAQLATRPEIKVVVTGGVIHSRTYELVGPFVEQLLRGVRLDLAFIGVNGMDAAAGATTQDEREAAVNRMMAERARRAVVVTDGSKLRVEAFSTVGGSELFATVITDRGADGAAVDALRAAGYSVLLA from the coding sequence GTGAAGCGCGCGGCCCGACTGCACGCGATCCTCGACCTCCTCGCGGCGGACGGGGAGGTGACGGTGGAGGAGCTGGTGGAGCGGTTCGGAGCCTCTCCGGCCACCACCCGCCGCGACCTCGACTCCCTCGCCGAGCAGCGGCTGCTCACCCGCACGCACGGCGGCGCCGTGGCGCAGACCGTCGCCTACGAACTGCCCCTCCGCTACAAGAGCCATCTCCGCACGCACGAGAAGGAGAGCATCGCACAGACCGCGGCGGCGCTCGTCACCCCCGGTATGGTGGTCGGCCTCTCCGGCGGCACGACGACCACGGCCATCGCGGCCGCGCTCGCCGCCCGCGAGGACCTGGCAGCGGAGGGCGGGATCACGGTGGTCACGAACGCCGTGAACATCGCCGCGCAGCTCGCCACCCGGCCGGAGATCAAGGTGGTCGTCACGGGCGGTGTCATCCACTCGCGCACGTACGAGCTCGTGGGCCCGTTCGTCGAGCAGCTGCTCCGCGGGGTGCGGCTGGACCTCGCCTTCATCGGTGTGAACGGGATGGACGCGGCAGCCGGGGCGACCACGCAGGACGAGCGCGAGGCGGCGGTGAACCGGATGATGGCGGAGCGTGCGCGGCGCGCCGTCGTCGTGACCGACGGCAGCAAGCTCAGGGTCGAGGCGTTCTCCACGGTCGGCGGGTCGGAGCTCTTCGCCACCGTCATCACGGATCGAGGAGCCGACGGCGCCGCGGTCGATGCGCTGCGCGCCGCGGGGTACAGCGTCCTCCTCGCCTGA
- a CDS encoding ROK family protein: MTPNDAADAIPDVARDEAGEKLAAVRTLGAGSPVLAFDVGGTDIKSALFDADGRALGLRRTPTPTADGDRTPALLDRLQVLAAQLRDEHPDVTPRAAGLVVPGIVDAAAGIGVFASNMGWRDAPLRALAAERLGLPVAFDHDVRAASWAEHELGGARAYDDAVILVIGTGIAGALLVGGHPYTAGGYAGEIGHSPIADGPVCPCGARGCLEAVASAGAIARRYREATGTTPDGAKDVIARAAAGDRVAADIWDSALDALTLSLAQLTAVVAPEAVVIGGGLSRAGGALFDELRTRLAARLSFHRLPALVPAELSGNAGLIGAALRARELA; the protein is encoded by the coding sequence ATGACCCCGAACGACGCCGCGGACGCGATCCCCGACGTCGCGAGGGACGAGGCCGGCGAGAAGCTCGCCGCGGTGCGCACGCTCGGCGCCGGGTCGCCCGTCCTGGCCTTCGACGTCGGAGGGACGGACATCAAGTCGGCGCTGTTCGATGCGGACGGGCGGGCGCTCGGTCTCCGCCGCACGCCCACCCCCACGGCCGACGGCGACCGCACCCCCGCGCTGCTCGACCGGCTGCAGGTGCTCGCCGCGCAGCTCCGCGATGAGCATCCCGACGTGACGCCGCGCGCCGCCGGGCTCGTTGTGCCGGGGATCGTCGACGCGGCCGCCGGGATCGGCGTGTTCGCGAGCAACATGGGCTGGCGGGACGCACCGCTGCGCGCGCTCGCCGCCGAGCGTCTCGGCCTCCCCGTCGCGTTCGACCACGACGTGCGCGCCGCGAGTTGGGCCGAGCACGAGCTGGGCGGCGCGCGGGCCTACGACGACGCGGTGATCCTCGTGATCGGCACCGGGATCGCGGGGGCCCTGCTCGTCGGCGGCCACCCCTACACGGCCGGAGGCTACGCCGGCGAGATCGGGCACTCCCCGATCGCCGACGGACCGGTGTGCCCGTGCGGTGCCCGTGGCTGTCTGGAGGCCGTGGCCTCGGCGGGCGCCATCGCGCGCCGCTACCGGGAGGCCACGGGGACGACCCCGGACGGTGCCAAGGACGTCATCGCCCGCGCGGCCGCCGGGGACCGGGTCGCCGCCGACATCTGGGACTCGGCGCTGGACGCGCTCACCCTGTCGCTCGCGCAGCTGACCGCCGTGGTCGCCCCCGAGGCCGTGGTGATCGGCGGCGGACTGTCGCGGGCGGGCGGCGCGCTCTTCGACGAGCTGCGGACCCGTCTCGCGGCGCGTCTCAGCTTCCACCGCCTGCCCGCGCTCGTCCCCGCCGAGCTGTCCGGCAACGCGGGCCTGATCGGCGCCGCCCTCCGCGCCAGGGAGCTCGCATGA
- a CDS encoding S8 family peptidase has protein sequence MEQPQGWTWQDRAEGSIRRGTALDPSTEPVDGIRAFPTAYLPERLLITRALDEQEAYDRELRALRDAADSFGWRLELESPEREIGNGELVPGVAGFLRARLTTPDEPTRGESPVAPDAWRVLQRARRLSRSTMPRTSLEHVLSIDPVGLNPFTRTNPFTRTNPFTRTNPVRGAAPGGGGSDDYLEPGRGARQPVTWLGPAPARAAAPKRGRRPVVAILDTGCGEHAWLPSDIVTRHVELDGVPVGFTDDADPERYPDLYGQLDGEIDAVAGHGTFIAGLVRQAAPDADILSIRVAGALGVVDESTLLETVAQVVELLRRHREDPTTGFPIDVLNLSLSYYHETPTDGLFSTTLYELLAKARELGCVVVCSAGNDAIDRPSFPASLWPWPGADNGLRSDDGAPHVSVGALNPSAHSVALFSNVGPWVQVYAPGAAVVSTSPAFVGGAQAATRADVDGLPRETLDPDDYRGGFAVWSGTSFAAPYIAGRVAAQLGAVPAQGVKPAVAAKAVAAVLTSLPTPHERS, from the coding sequence ATGGAGCAGCCCCAGGGATGGACCTGGCAGGACCGCGCGGAGGGATCGATCCGCCGCGGGACCGCCCTCGACCCCAGCACCGAACCGGTGGACGGGATCCGAGCGTTCCCCACCGCGTACCTGCCGGAGCGCCTGCTGATCACGCGTGCCCTCGACGAGCAGGAGGCGTACGACCGCGAGCTGCGCGCCCTGAGGGATGCCGCCGACTCCTTCGGCTGGCGGCTGGAGTTGGAGTCGCCGGAGCGCGAGATCGGGAACGGCGAGCTCGTGCCGGGTGTCGCGGGGTTCCTGCGGGCGCGCTTGACCACGCCGGATGAGCCGACCAGGGGCGAGTCCCCCGTGGCACCCGATGCCTGGCGGGTGCTGCAACGCGCGCGTCGTTTGTCGCGCTCGACGATGCCGCGGACCAGCCTCGAGCACGTGCTCTCGATCGATCCGGTCGGACTCAACCCGTTCACCCGGACGAACCCGTTCACCCGGACCAACCCGTTCACCCGGACGAACCCCGTCCGCGGTGCGGCACCCGGCGGAGGCGGCAGCGACGACTACCTGGAGCCCGGACGCGGGGCGCGGCAGCCGGTCACCTGGCTCGGTCCCGCCCCGGCCCGCGCCGCCGCTCCGAAGCGCGGACGACGGCCGGTCGTGGCCATCCTCGACACCGGGTGCGGGGAGCACGCCTGGCTGCCGTCCGACATCGTCACCCGGCACGTGGAGCTCGACGGCGTCCCCGTGGGCTTCACGGACGACGCCGACCCCGAGCGCTACCCCGACCTCTACGGGCAGCTCGACGGCGAGATCGACGCGGTGGCCGGGCACGGCACCTTCATCGCGGGCCTCGTGCGTCAGGCCGCTCCGGACGCCGACATCCTGTCGATCCGTGTCGCCGGCGCGCTCGGGGTGGTGGACGAGAGCACGCTCCTCGAGACCGTGGCGCAGGTCGTGGAGCTGCTCCGGCGGCATCGGGAGGATCCGACGACGGGCTTCCCGATCGACGTGCTGAACCTCTCCCTCAGCTACTACCACGAGACCCCGACCGACGGGCTCTTCAGCACGACGCTGTACGAGCTGCTCGCGAAGGCCAGGGAACTCGGCTGCGTGGTCGTCTGCTCGGCCGGCAACGACGCGATCGACCGCCCCTCCTTCCCCGCGTCGCTGTGGCCGTGGCCCGGCGCCGACAACGGGCTGCGGTCCGACGACGGGGCTCCGCACGTCTCCGTCGGCGCCCTGAACCCGTCGGCGCACTCCGTGGCCCTGTTCTCGAACGTCGGCCCGTGGGTGCAGGTGTACGCCCCGGGCGCCGCGGTGGTCAGCACCTCGCCGGCCTTCGTCGGCGGCGCGCAGGCCGCGACCCGCGCAGACGTCGACGGGCTGCCGCGCGAGACGCTCGACCCGGACGACTACCGAGGCGGCTTCGCGGTGTGGAGCGGCACCTCCTTCGCGGCTCCGTACATCGCCGGACGGGTCGCCGCCCAGCTCGGCGCCGTCCCCGCCCAGGGCGTGAAGCCCGCCGTCGCCGCGAAGGCCGTCGCCGCCGTCCTGACGTCGCTGCCGACGCCGCACGAGAGGTCCTGA